The following are encoded together in the Brassica napus cultivar Da-Ae chromosome A9, Da-Ae, whole genome shotgun sequence genome:
- the LOC125578516 gene encoding protein MARD1-like — protein sequence MADQLPSPTPNTYYSSVFTSPKFRFFSSNITPFDSIISPTSTLEANHSHPSISSSSINPRPASCYEPTLIPKPQRFLHPPEAFGLADLVKSKDRSSKPVNKMVLFGSKLRVQIPSADFGTKSAATCTSPCLKTKVLTVSEVDQTEDYTRVISHGPNPTITHIFDNSVIVEATPPCSVPLPQVPVESLETKANFLSCCYTCNKNLDQKHDIYIYRGEKGFCSCECRYQEMLLDQMEG from the exons ATGGCTGATCAACTTCCATCTCCAACACCTAACACCTATTACTCATCTGTCTTTACCTCTCCAAAGTTTAGGTTTTTCTCTTCCAACATCACTCCTTTTGACTCCATCATCAGCCCTACTTCCACCCTCGAAGCCAACCACAGCCACCCAtcaatctcctcctcctccataaACCCTAGACCCGCTTCCTGTTACGAGCCAACattaatccctaaaccccaaaggtTTCTTCACCCACCTGAAGCCTTTGGCCTCGCTGATCTCGTCAAAAGCAAAGACCGGTCGAGCAAGCCTGTCAACAAGATGGTCCTATTCGGGTCGAAGCTCAGAGTCCAGATACCTTCAGCTGACTTTGGAACTAAATCTGCTGCTACTTGCACCAGCCCTTGTCTGAAAACAAAGGTCTTAACCGTGAGCGAGGTTGACCAGACGGAGGACTACACGCGCGTCATATCTCACGGTCCAAACCCAACCATCACCCATATCTTCGACAACTCTGTTATCGTGGAGGCGACTCCTCCTTGCTCTGTTCCTTTGCCACAAGTACCTGTGGAGAGTCTGGAGACCAAGGCTAATTTCTTAAGCTGTTGCTACACTTGTAACAAGAATCTTGACCAAAAACATGACATCTATATTTACAG AGGAGAGAAAGGGTTTTGCAGCTGCGAGTGCAGGTACCAGGAGATGCTTCTTGATCAGATGGAGGGCTAG